The sequence GGCTCACCAGTGCAAATACTCCCTAAGGTTGGGGTCACTGGGGTTGGGAGCGTCAGGGTCCACCATAACCAGAGTGTAGAAGGTGCGGAGATTGTTGCCGCCAATCTCGACCCTCGGCTGGTTGGAAACTTGACCTATCCTCAAGTCATACCCGTTGCTCACTTCTCTGTTGTTGTATGTCACCCTTAGTCCGATGGATAACGTAAAAGGATCCAGTACATCTCCTACCACTCGACCTACCACCAGTGGGTCTCTTCCCCGAGACATGATATATGATCACTCCGATACGATCCAATccctttttaattataatttatcaCCTCATGAACATGGCAGCTGCATGCGGGGCGACTTTCAATTTATATTAATATCGATCCACTAGTACTCCTAAGCAAACATACATATGTATGACATATTCAATATTCACAATGACATGAAGACAACTGACATAAAGATAACAATCAATTAGCTAGCTAGAGAATATGTGCTATCTTCAatcatttacaaaaaaaataaataataacaataaaattgAAGTCTTCATCATTTATTTGTAATCTTTTTTTGAACTAACTCTCTTAAAAATGAATTATATATGTCTTCATGATTTCTTATCacagtttttttttatatatatatgaattttagTTGTTTACAAGTAATTATTTATTGGTATTGATTGAAATTATAGTGTGAGCTAGCTAATAAAGGAGGAAGGTTCGCAAAAGAGACGTTTGGGTCCCATGGCATCTCCCGTGGCGTTGTCGATGATCATATGTTATGTTGTGTGGGGTATGTGGATAAGGGGGTGTCTTTAGCCACTTGGCAGTACCTAATAAAGCTTTGCCAACTGGAATATTTGGATCAAAAtgttttaggattttttttcatattcatGCCTTTAACAAACAGATAGATTCATATGTGTGAATGAAATTGAAAGGTGCGAATTCTTTATTCGTACTCTTGGGGATCTCTATCGTTATTGGCTTAGTTCCACCTACTTTTCCAGGAACCATCACATCTACGTAAATTACGTACACGGAttgaataatataatatattagctAGGAGTCGCAcgtttcaaaatttttgttattttattatttttctaaaaatgcATGTGCACACATGGAGCTGGAGCCGTTTTGGCTTCGTCGGATCAGCCTGCCCCGCTATGAAAAATTGACGTGTTGGGTTGGGATTTTACTGGTCCGTTTGAAGGCGGGCCTAAACGGATCAACCCAAACGGACCGCGAGTTGATGCGGGCAGGCGGCCGACCcgccaattttttaaaaaaataaaattttatttttttttgaattatgagattaaaaatacttatttttaaataatgtaattttaaaattttaaaactagtatttgtaatattttttatatcttacattattattttttatggttaaatatctatttattttattcatattattttgaaatccgattttttatccaaaatataaCAGTTAAGTAGttaacatcaaaattttatatgatttatttgattgtgacatttattatttgttattgtttaacatttttgatatttttttcaatctcaaatactaattttattttttgaatttttttttatatttttgaatttttttaaaattttggtggGTGGTCCACCCAATCCGCAACCCGCGGCGGGACAGGGCGGGTTGGGGTTTTTATGGCCCGTTTGGAGGTGGGCCTAAACGGGCCAACCCAAACAGGCCGCGAGTCATGACGGGGAGCGCTGGGTAGACCCATCTGACAGCTCTACATGGAGCACCCGGATGGGAAAAGAGTATTGTTCAAATAAAAGGGAGTATTTTATTGATTAGTGAGATCATTCACTTACCATGTAATTAAGTATATGTGTAGTTAGTTAATTAAAACCGATCACTTCCCGCTTTATTAAAAGTTGTAGCTAGTGGTAATGgtacaactcaaatcttttaaactgcaCAACAACTCAAGCGCCGTGATTCAATCACTCTACCAAATAGGGACAATTATTGTACCTCAACAATATGAATTTATAACATAGGTGCAACATCCTGCTAATATATATCTTCGTCCAAATTATataagctttttttttttttttcatgttttatGGTTATCCTAAATATAGGACCCATGAACCTAATTAGCtatgtataataatattttagagcTTATGTGGATCTTTTTCGAAATCCAAAAATTACTATATATTAAACAGTGTTTTAAAAGGCGCCGCCTAGGCGCTAGGCGGTTACCCATCACCTCGTTTTTTTGCTAGGTTATGCCTCTAGGCGTTGCCCGCCTAATCTCGCGCTACCTAAGCTGACAGAAATCAGCCTAGGCGGttactattttttatttaaaaaaaattaaaaatataaaactaaaaGAGAGACGCGAAGCGagaaacaaacacaaaaagaaagaagaagcgcAGAAAAGaaattcaaacaaaaaattaaatctcatatTACATATGGAGACTTGATATCTattgatatttattttgttgttgttgttgttattattattattattattaaaattttataagattttcgtacaaaaactgaaaaacataagatataaaaattatattttatagtaaaactcatgaatattcaaagttatttattatttaggttttaaaaaaaacctcCTAGGGCGCCTAAACGGCTAGGCGCTAGGCGGTGGGTTGCCGCCCGCAtagcgctttttagaacattgatattaaatttcaaataaaatatattttatttattttaaaatttagttCAATCCGGGTTATATAGCGTGTTTTTTTGGGCCCTGGTCAGCtggtctatatatatatatatatatatattcaatgtcaTTCAATTCTCTCTGAGGAACAATAATTAGATAGTGTTtgtaacctctaaaaataagtaatTATGCAATTATTCTTCacaaatttgtaaaaaaaaaactcaataataaattatttttagaagTTGCAAACACTGCCTTAATTGTATCAAATATTATCATATCTATACTATTAATTAAGGGAGAGGGGTTTGGCGAGGCTTTTTTTAATATGTCAATAATACccttaattagtttttttttttgttttctaaatttgtatttaccttttttttacaaatctttttattttatattttaacaaatatttaaaaaaacaaaaataaattaaaaattaaaattatgattatACGAGCACGCAACGGTAGTTATTATTATGATTGGTATCAAATTAAATGAACTTGTATGTCATGCGTTTACTTTCAATTACATGGGCGATTGAcaaatcaatataatttttggtaTGATTGCAATAGGAGCTCCACACAACAAatactatattatatataacaatatAACAGGTATCTATCAAATACGGACTATGCTATTCGATAATATATATGATCTACCAATGAATCCGATTTtagattataaatttataacaaCGTCGCTCTCTTTGAGGTTTGAATATTCAACTATATACAATCAATTTAAGAGTGTCCGTGgatgaaaaaaattgaaactATATGAATCTCAAATCCATCCTTTTGCTAATCCATGCACATgtgataataattaattatgatCGATTTGAACCACCCAAAATAGGTGTAATTTtcaaattcatcattcaaatcCCTTCTCAAATCAAATCCGTATTTCCAAATAAAATTCTCACGTCTAAACGCAATCTAATTATCTATGAAGCTTCCTCGTGTTTCCTTTTAAAAAGAGAGATGAATCcgcatttttattattttatattatatatacatgaatATATTGTTACATAAAGTGATATATAATGGGAGGGTATATgaattcaaaacaataaatatgATTCATTTACGGTGTATGTTTATTACTcgcaagattttttttttttttttttttgtgaaataaaaaaaaaggttaAATTCGACGCAGTAAGCAAATATGGGCCagtttaaagaaaaataaataaataaatatatattgggCCCGATAAGATGAAAGATCAGCCTTTGTACAATTGCACCTTAAGCAAATATGGGCCAGCCTTTCAACCGGATCCAAATTCAATTTGATTGGCGAAGCCGGATTGATCTGTTCTTATTTCCTACGTTACAGATTTATGGGATCCAATTTCTAAACAAAGTTAACAAACATGTAAGTACCCAAAATTAATTAAGTCCATTTTcatgttaaaaaaaaagaaaaaaaaaaggtacccaaaattatttatcaaacaACATTATCTAGCAATCAACATGTGATCAATATTCTAGTTCAAAATGTTATCGTTTTCATTCAGAAATTTACCAAGATGCCACATTTTAAAATTCTTGGTCATATATACACACACCCCAACTGTAAATCTTAATCTGAGGCAGTTTGTGTTATCAAATTCATAACAATATGTCAATAATATCAACGTCATATATATCCGGTACTAAATTATTTATGTGCATAATAATATATACTCTCATGAAACTTATATACATGCAAGAAAGAGATCATTTGTGCAAATGATACAAAATAGGCTATATCACATGAACATTTCAGGCCGACAGATACTTGTAAAATAGTTGTTCAAATATTTGCAGCTCCTTCGCCGGCAATGCAACCGAAACATTCACCCCGCGACCGCCCTTAGCGTCGGGAAACAGCAGTATGATGTCCTTTCTATGGTACACCACCGGACAACTATACACGGGCTTCCCCCATGGATACATCACTTCATCGAATCCTAATCTCCACCAAGAAGAGATCAACACCTCTCCATGCGGGAACCCTCTGTGAATATCTCCCCAGTCTATGGCGGACCTCGCGTATTCGTCCGTCATTCTGGCCACCCCATCGGAGACCATGGCCACCAGCTTCCAGAAAGGTTCTTCTTCCAGCTCCATGCATCTTGCTGATGCGTAAGCGCTCAGCACCGCGTTGCCGCAGTAGGAATGTGGCAGTGGAGGGTTCAGTCTGGATCGTATGTCCACGGCGTAGAGGATCGTGGAGACCCGATCCCGGTTGCTCTGGGAGGGACTTGACAGGGCTTTGCATCGCCAGATGTGAGCGGTCACCACGTTGAAGCTGGTGATCTTTGTGGTTTTGTTGCAATGTTTGGCTTTCTGTTTCAGGTAACTGATGCTACTCGGGCTGAGATTGAAGATTTTGAAATCTAGATCTTCATCTTCACTAGAAAATACTGGATGCTCGTGTTCTCCGGTGAGATGGAGCATTTCTGGGTGGGGGAATGTCACTTGCGGAGGAGACCTGGAGGCAAGCAGGCGGCGATTATTGCAAGGATTGATGGCCAAGGGTGTATGATCATGATGATCAAATGCTTGTGAAGCGAGGTTTTTCAAGAAAATCTTGAAGCTCAGCCCATCGAACAAAGCATGATTCGTAGAGATTCCCAGCACGAGGCTGCCGCACTCAAACGATGTCACCTACGTACAAAGCTCATAAATAGATtcacataaataatatatatacctCGTAAGTTGCTAGACATGCAAGAATATCATACATATGCATATTAATTATACCTGAAAAATGCAAAGTGGCTGATACTGATCTTGATTGTTATCCCAGCTCTGCGTGATTAGCTCTCTATATGCTGGATTGGGATAGACCAAATC comes from Henckelia pumila isolate YLH828 chromosome 4, ASM3356847v2, whole genome shotgun sequence and encodes:
- the LOC140864597 gene encoding protein FLOWERINGUS T-like, with protein sequence MSRGRDPLVVGRVVGDVLDPFTLSIGLRVTYNNREVSNGYDLRIGQVSNQPRVEIGGNNLRTFYTLVMVDPDAPNPSDPNLREYLHWLVTYIPATTGTTFGVLVDRY
- the LOC140864595 gene encoding acyltransferase GLAUCE → MGTLHQPSIQDLNVKIHYSNLLLPIQETHEHESMFLSNIDKVLNFTVQTVHFFPANPEFPREVVAARLKKAIQKLMQGPYDFLAGKLNLNQQTGRLEIECNGCGVGFVEASTEFTLEEMGDLVYPNPAYRELITQSWDNNQDQYQPLCIFQVTSFECGSLVLGISTNHALFDGLSFKIFLKNLASQAFDHHDHTPLAINPCNNRRLLASRSPPQVTFPHPEMLHLTGEHEHPVFSSEDEDLDFKIFNLSPSSISYLKQKAKHCNKTTKITSFNVVTAHIWRCKALSSPSQSNRDRVSTILYAVDIRSRLNPPLPHSYCGNAVLSAYASARCMELEEEPFWKLVAMVSDGVARMTDEYARSAIDWGDIHRGFPHGEVLISSWWRLGFDEVMYPWGKPVYSCPVVYHRKDIILLFPDAKGGRGVNVSVALPAKELQIFEQLFYKYLSA